One Chromobacterium paludis genomic window carries:
- a CDS encoding toxin-antitoxin system YwqK family antitoxin: protein MADPIDIQQDQRRFVGQLADGKLQGPARIEQAGAPLAQFQYQDGLLHGPATLLHPGGQPAAQLQYRNGLLHGPAQYWTTEGALQCRAHYRDGALHGESQSLYPNGKTAELAQYQQGLKHGLQQRFHANGALAERQAFAKGKPLGPAERFADDGRPLDAKGKAMPRWKWWWIKLQGTE, encoded by the coding sequence ATGGCAGACCCCATAGACATCCAGCAGGATCAGCGGCGCTTCGTCGGCCAGCTGGCCGACGGCAAGCTGCAAGGCCCGGCACGCATCGAGCAAGCCGGCGCGCCGCTGGCCCAGTTCCAGTATCAGGACGGGCTGCTGCATGGCCCGGCAACCTTGCTGCACCCGGGCGGCCAACCGGCGGCCCAGCTGCAATACCGCAACGGCCTACTGCATGGGCCGGCACAGTACTGGACCACGGAAGGCGCCTTGCAATGCCGCGCCCATTACCGCGACGGCGCGCTGCATGGAGAAAGCCAGTCGCTCTATCCGAACGGCAAGACGGCGGAACTGGCGCAATACCAGCAAGGGCTGAAGCATGGACTCCAGCAGCGCTTCCACGCCAACGGCGCGCTGGCGGAGCGGCAGGCGTTCGCCAAGGGCAAGCCGCTCGGCCCCGCCGAGCGCTTCGCCGACGACGGTCGGCCGCTGGACGCCAAGGGCAAAGCCATGCCGCGCTGGAAATGGTGGTGGATCAAGTTGCAGGGCACAGAATAA
- a CDS encoding type VI secretion system Vgr family protein — protein MPRPSDQTTPLSLSAPALKALYPETLSGEETMNALGSFLLVGFSDSALALDKAVASHLTLSLRRDDKTRPLDGLCAAIRQLPGDATADRYHVTLRPWLWWLSLAGDNRIFQNQSVPEIVKAVFDGHGFSDYQLKLDATYPKREYCVQFGESDLNFVMRLLEDAGIFWFFTHTDGKHTLVLADGNSHFPDCPNSAKISYLGQDLGGRELEGVRSAGISRQAVAGGYRAGDYEFTTASTSLYTQALAKSDLPNQYQYPGGYAKKADGDSLAKQRSDGLRAEEVALVGESDCRWLVPGHCFTLSGHPDAACNIAWVVTRVSHDASQQHYRNRFSAIPKATPYRPPRLTPKPVMHPQVAKVVGKAGEEIWTDKYGRVKVQFPWDRDGKSDESSSCWLRVTQPWSGKGFGMQFIPRIGQEVIVSFIDGDPDRPLVTGCVYNGDNALPYELPAKQAQSGIKTNSTKGGGGFNELRFDDSKDKEEVFFQAQKDYTVKVLNDAAADVGHDETLVVKNDRKRSVSEGNDSVSIEKGNRTVEVKTGDETLNVKGKRTVKVEGDQSHSTGGKHEHKVSGDYTLTVDGNLTIKVSGTLTLQSGGAFTAKSDAALTAQAGTSLTNKAGTALTNQAGTELTNKAGTTLTNDAGVSLTNKASASQTVDGGGMLTLKGGMIQQN, from the coding sequence ATGCCCCGTCCCTCAGACCAAACCACCCCGCTCTCGCTCAGCGCCCCGGCGCTGAAAGCGCTTTACCCGGAAACCCTATCCGGCGAAGAGACGATGAACGCGCTAGGCAGTTTCCTGCTCGTCGGCTTCAGCGACAGCGCGCTGGCGCTGGACAAGGCAGTGGCTTCCCACCTGACGCTGAGCCTGCGCCGCGACGATAAAACCCGGCCGCTGGACGGCCTGTGCGCGGCGATACGCCAGTTGCCGGGCGACGCCACCGCCGACCGCTACCACGTCACGCTGCGGCCCTGGTTATGGTGGCTGAGCCTGGCCGGCGACAACCGCATCTTCCAAAACCAAAGCGTGCCGGAGATCGTCAAGGCCGTGTTCGACGGCCACGGCTTCAGCGATTACCAGCTGAAACTTGACGCCACGTATCCCAAGCGCGAGTACTGCGTGCAGTTCGGCGAGAGCGATCTCAACTTCGTGATGCGCTTGCTGGAAGATGCCGGCATCTTCTGGTTCTTCACCCACACCGACGGCAAACACACCCTGGTGCTGGCGGATGGCAACAGCCATTTCCCGGACTGCCCCAACAGCGCCAAGATTTCCTATCTGGGGCAAGACCTGGGCGGGCGGGAGCTGGAAGGCGTGCGCAGCGCCGGCATCAGCCGCCAGGCCGTGGCCGGCGGCTATCGCGCCGGCGATTACGAATTCACCACCGCCAGCACCTCTCTCTATACCCAGGCCTTGGCCAAGTCCGATCTGCCCAACCAATACCAATATCCTGGCGGCTACGCCAAAAAGGCCGATGGCGACTCGCTGGCCAAACAGCGCAGCGACGGCCTGCGCGCCGAGGAAGTGGCGCTGGTGGGCGAAAGCGACTGCCGCTGGCTGGTTCCCGGCCATTGCTTCACTTTGAGCGGTCATCCCGATGCCGCCTGCAATATCGCCTGGGTGGTCACCCGGGTCAGCCACGACGCCAGCCAGCAGCATTACCGCAATCGATTCTCCGCCATCCCCAAAGCCACGCCCTACCGGCCGCCGCGGCTCACCCCCAAGCCGGTGATGCACCCGCAGGTGGCCAAGGTGGTGGGCAAGGCCGGCGAGGAAATTTGGACCGACAAATACGGCCGCGTCAAAGTGCAGTTCCCCTGGGACCGCGACGGCAAAAGCGACGAGTCCAGCTCCTGCTGGCTGAGGGTGACGCAGCCGTGGAGCGGCAAGGGCTTCGGCATGCAGTTCATCCCGCGCATCGGCCAGGAAGTCATCGTCAGCTTCATCGACGGCGACCCGGACCGGCCGCTGGTCACCGGCTGCGTCTACAACGGCGACAACGCCCTGCCGTATGAACTGCCGGCCAAACAGGCGCAGTCCGGCATCAAAACCAACTCGACCAAGGGCGGCGGCGGCTTCAACGAACTGCGTTTCGACGACAGCAAAGACAAGGAAGAAGTGTTCTTCCAGGCGCAGAAGGACTACACGGTGAAAGTGCTCAACGACGCGGCCGCCGACGTGGGCCACGACGAAACCCTGGTGGTGAAGAACGATCGCAAGCGCAGCGTCAGCGAGGGCAACGACAGCGTCAGCATAGAAAAAGGCAACCGCACGGTGGAAGTGAAAACCGGCGACGAAACGCTCAACGTCAAGGGCAAGCGCACGGTCAAGGTGGAAGGCGACCAGAGCCACAGCACCGGCGGCAAGCACGAACACAAGGTCAGCGGAGACTACACGCTGACCGTGGACGGCAACCTCACCATCAAGGTCAGCGGCACCCTCACGCTGCAAAGCGGCGGCGCCTTCACCGCCAAGAGCGACGCCGCCCTCACCGCCCAGGCCGGCACCAGCCTCACCAATAAGGCCGGCACCGCGCTGACCAACCAAGCGGGGACCGAGCTGACCAACAAGGCCGGCACCACCCTGACCAACGACGCCGGCGTGTCGCTGACCAATAAGGCCAGCGCCAGCCAGACCGTGGACGGCGGCGGCATGCTGACCCTGAAGGGCGGCATGATCCAGCAGAACTGA